One Thermococcus sp. M36 genomic window, TCCGTGGCTCAGCTCGTGGACGACCATGACGACGGCGAGGCCGATCAGGCCGTACCAGAGGGGTATGGTCAGGCCGGGGATGACGAGCTGAACCCCCGCCTGCTCACCGCCCGTCTGGATGGTTTGCAGGGCGGTTTTGAAGAGTGCGTAGAACACGTAGGCCATTCCCATGAAGCCGAGTGCTATTCCAACGTCGGAATAAACCCTCCAGAAGCGTCTGTTTTTGCCTGCAACCCTGTCTATAAGGCCTAGAAGCTTTTTGGTTCTCCACATGGCGATGAACATGTCAACTGACAGGCCCTCTTCCTTCTCCTCTTTCCTTCCGAAGAGGGCGTAGAGGACTGTCCAGAATACCGCGATGCCGGTGATTGCCATGATGAGGGTGCTGTTCATTTGGGTCACCTAACCGATTTTGGAGGGGGCGGTTTAAAAATGTACTCTTCTTTCAGTATCAAACTGAAAAAAGAAGATGGCCTTATTGTGTTCTTCCCACTCTTAGGTACACGAACCCATGTTTTTGGGCTTCTTCAGGCTTAAGAACGTTTCTTCCATCAACTATCACTTTGCTACGCATCTCTCTGGTCAGCCTCTCAAGGTCTAGCTCCTTGAACTCCCTGTGATCCGCTGTTATGACGATGGCATCAATCCCCTTGAAGTCCTCCTTCCACTCGGCGCCAAAGCGTTTCGCGTCCTCAGGAGTGCACAGTGGATCGTAAGCGTAAACGTTGGCACCCCACTCTTTGAGTTCTTGAATGATGGGCTTTGCCGCTGCCTTCATGAACTCCCTGACACCGCCCCTGAATGTTAGGCCTAGGACTAAAATATTGCTTCCCTTCACAGGCCTCCCGACCTCGTTCAGGGCCTTGACAGTAAGCTCCACAACGTGGTACGGCATTGAGTCGTTTATCTCTCTGGCCGTCTTGATTAGGAGTGGGTTAGTCTTTTTCGCGAGATTTATCACGAACCAGGGGTACACAGGAATACAATGGCCTCCCACTCCAGCACCGGGCATATGCAGATGGCAGTAGGGTTGTGTATTTGCCGCCTGAAAGACTTCAAGAGCGTCAAGTCCGTGCTCCTCGCACCACATTGCCAGTTCATTGGCGAGGGCAATGTTCACGTCCCTGTAAACGCCCTCAAAGACTTTAACCGCTTCGGCGGCCTTGATCGAGCTCATTGGAATAACACCCTTCCTGTTGATGGTCTCGTAGATACCAATAACTGCTTCTAGTGTTTTCTTGTCGCTCGCTCCCACTATCTTCGGGTACTGGCCGGTTATGTCTCTGATGGCAGTTCCAGTCATGGTTCTCTCTGGAGCGTGAGCGAGGCCGAACTCGCCGAGCTTGAGTCCTGACTTTTCGAGAATTGGGATGAGGCTCTCAGTGGTTCCTGGTGGCATAGTTGCTTCGGTAATGACTATGTCCCCCTTTTCAAGGCCTTGGGAAATCTTTTCAGCAACATCGTAGACTGGTCCGAGCTTTAAGTTGCCCCTCTCATCGGTTAGAGTTGGTACGAGGATTATCATGACGTCCGCCTGTTTAGCGGCCCAGACCCCGTCGGTGGTTGCACTCAAGCGGCCGGCTTCAACGTTCTTCTTGACCAGTTCGTCAAGTCCGGGCTCTTCTTTAACGTG contains:
- a CDS encoding nucleotide sugar dehydrogenase yields the protein MKLIGLNRDEVKAAIEEGNVTIAVYGMGKMGLPLAAVFADHGAKVIGVDINEKVVEMINRGENHVKEEPGLDELVKKNVEAGRLSATTDGVWAAKQADVMIILVPTLTDERGNLKLGPVYDVAEKISQGLEKGDIVITEATMPPGTTESLIPILEKSGLKLGEFGLAHAPERTMTGTAIRDITGQYPKIVGASDKKTLEAVIGIYETINRKGVIPMSSIKAAEAVKVFEGVYRDVNIALANELAMWCEEHGLDALEVFQAANTQPYCHLHMPGAGVGGHCIPVYPWFVINLAKKTNPLLIKTAREINDSMPYHVVELTVKALNEVGRPVKGSNILVLGLTFRGGVREFMKAAAKPIIQELKEWGANVYAYDPLCTPEDAKRFGAEWKEDFKGIDAIVITADHREFKELDLERLTREMRSKVIVDGRNVLKPEEAQKHGFVYLRVGRTQ